One Methanolinea sp. DNA window includes the following coding sequences:
- a CDS encoding V-type ATP synthase subunit I codes for MLYPARMYRVTLGIDNTRRGRGIEKLHEMGVLHVVPLREASPRVREELAPGERDLLADRCAEYRARIERVLEAFQHVSPGTVNLVKDFFFPEETAGVTVSAGTLGELFEEIDSALETAGRAITLWSEISAISERLGELEVQKKALRYLDLVPFDLSALGQSRFLSVHAALVEKEAAGEIARRLAENLGDGVYIDRAETADTAVLVVACHAADGESARKILRSPGVTLPKVPVIPGLPADVLGAVEREIGELGGRKRALEAELLSLREEYERYLLALHEDLLIRREELDLVTRCGTTREVTIIQGFVPERALGDVREGLETATGGHHFVRAEEPDPGDPSVPVRYENPPFIAPFEYITTMFSRPRYDEVDPTPFIAPIFLVFFGLMLGDAGYGIVIALAGYLVFRGAGRVSPTMRDLGYILCLSGISAIAFGAVQGGWFGDVPQRFLGITPPLVLIEPLKNPIAFFQLSLVLGIAHINLGLAIALYQNLKRHSYREAIFEQGIWFLLQPSAGVLLTEFFGWAPVPRWLHFLSLAGAAIAIALVFYSHGAMGFFSLTGFLGDWLSYVRILALALATGGIAMTVNILAQIVSSPGPLFIIPAIVVFLGGQAFNLVIQTLGGVIHAIRLQYIEFFGKFYRGGGTPFVPFSVQRVYSRRGERQ; via the coding sequence ATGTTGTACCCGGCCAGGATGTACAGGGTGACGCTGGGGATTGACAACACGCGGAGGGGCAGGGGAATAGAGAAGCTCCACGAGATGGGCGTCCTCCACGTCGTTCCCCTCCGCGAGGCCAGCCCGCGGGTGAGGGAGGAACTCGCACCCGGCGAGCGTGACCTGCTCGCGGACCGGTGCGCAGAGTACCGCGCCCGCATCGAGCGGGTCCTCGAGGCCTTCCAGCACGTCTCCCCCGGGACCGTGAACCTCGTGAAAGACTTCTTTTTCCCAGAGGAGACCGCGGGCGTGACCGTGTCCGCCGGCACGCTCGGGGAGCTCTTCGAGGAGATCGATTCTGCCCTCGAAACAGCCGGGCGGGCAATCACGCTCTGGTCCGAGATCTCCGCGATTAGCGAGCGGCTGGGCGAACTCGAGGTCCAGAAGAAGGCCCTGCGGTACCTGGACCTCGTCCCCTTCGACCTCTCCGCACTGGGACAATCACGTTTCCTCTCCGTCCACGCTGCGCTCGTCGAGAAGGAGGCGGCGGGGGAGATCGCGAGGAGACTGGCGGAGAACCTCGGGGACGGTGTCTACATCGACAGGGCGGAGACCGCGGACACGGCCGTGCTCGTGGTCGCGTGCCACGCCGCGGACGGTGAGTCCGCAAGGAAGATCCTCAGGTCGCCCGGTGTCACATTGCCTAAAGTGCCGGTCATCCCCGGCCTTCCCGCCGACGTCCTGGGCGCGGTAGAGAGGGAGATCGGCGAGCTCGGCGGGAGGAAGAGGGCACTCGAGGCGGAACTCCTCTCCCTCCGGGAGGAGTACGAGAGGTACCTCCTCGCCCTCCACGAGGACCTCCTCATCAGGCGGGAAGAACTCGACCTCGTCACCCGGTGCGGGACGACGCGGGAAGTGACGATCATCCAGGGATTCGTCCCGGAACGCGCCCTCGGGGACGTCCGAGAGGGACTCGAGACCGCGACCGGCGGTCACCACTTCGTCAGGGCAGAGGAACCGGACCCCGGCGACCCGTCGGTCCCGGTCCGCTACGAGAACCCGCCGTTCATCGCCCCCTTCGAGTACATCACCACGATGTTCTCGCGGCCGCGGTACGACGAGGTCGATCCCACGCCGTTCATCGCCCCCATCTTCCTCGTCTTCTTCGGGCTGATGCTCGGCGACGCGGGCTACGGGATCGTCATCGCCCTCGCCGGCTACCTCGTCTTCCGCGGCGCAGGGAGGGTGAGTCCCACGATGCGCGACCTCGGCTACATCCTGTGCCTCAGCGGGATCTCGGCCATCGCGTTCGGGGCGGTACAGGGGGGATGGTTCGGCGACGTTCCCCAGAGATTCCTCGGGATCACTCCTCCCCTCGTGCTGATAGAACCGCTCAAGAATCCCATCGCTTTCTTCCAGCTCTCGCTCGTCCTCGGGATCGCGCACATCAACCTCGGGCTCGCGATCGCGCTCTACCAGAACCTGAAGAGGCATTCCTACAGGGAGGCCATCTTCGAGCAAGGCATATGGTTCCTCCTCCAGCCCTCGGCAGGCGTCCTCCTCACGGAGTTCTTCGGATGGGCACCGGTCCCGCGGTGGCTCCACTTCCTCTCGCTCGCGGGGGCAGCGATTGCGATCGCCCTCGTGTTCTACTCGCACGGGGCCATGGGATTCTTCTCCCTCACGGGTTTCCTCGGCGATTGGCTCTCCTACGTGAGGATACTCGCCCTCGCGCTCGCCACGGGGGGAATCGCGATGACCGTGAACATCCTCGCGCAGATCGTGAGCAGTCCCGGGCCGCTCTTCATCATCCCGGCAATCGTGGTCTTCCTCGGCGGGCAGGCATTCAACCTCGTCATCCAGACGCTCGGCGGTGTCATCCACGCGATACGACTCCAGTACATCGAGTTCTTCGGGAAGTTCTACCGGGGAGGGGGGACACCGTTCGTCCCGTTCAGCGTCCAGAGGGTTTACTCGAGGAGAGGTGAACGACAGTGA
- a CDS encoding V-type ATP synthase subunit K, producing MTIGLGTALLAIGAGIAAGFPAIGAGIGVGITGAASAGVTAERPEKFGVALIYSAIPQTQAIYGLLVAILILLTGGFLGGLSHDVPVGIGLSAVGAGLAVGIAGLSSIGQGIAASSAVAMTSERPEMFGKGVVFSVICETQAIYGLLVAVLILVFSGLLSGNYVATAASGLAGIGCGLAVGLSGISAVGQGIAASAGVAATGEHPDLFGKGIVFAAICETQAIYGLLVAILIMSFSGMFTGNLVATLASGAVAIGCGLASGFAGFSAIGQGIAAASGIGASAEKPGLFGKGIVFAAICETQAIYGLLVAVLLMSFCGLISGDVSLTLAVGFAAIGGGLAVGLAGLSAIGQGIAAASGIAATSEKEEMFGKGVVFSAVCETQAIYGLLVAILLMAFTGMITRDFVTTIAVGIAAIGAGIAVGLGGFSAIGQGITCASGIAATARRPEAMGRSLVFAAMSETFAIFGLLVAILILFGLGIFHV from the coding sequence GTGACGATAGGACTGGGAACTGCACTCCTCGCGATCGGTGCCGGCATCGCCGCGGGTTTCCCCGCGATAGGTGCCGGGATAGGCGTGGGAATCACGGGCGCGGCATCGGCGGGCGTGACCGCCGAGCGGCCAGAGAAGTTCGGGGTCGCCCTCATCTACTCCGCGATCCCCCAGACACAGGCGATTTACGGCCTGCTCGTGGCGATCCTCATCCTGCTCACGGGCGGGTTCCTCGGGGGCCTCTCACACGACGTCCCGGTCGGGATCGGCCTCTCGGCGGTCGGCGCGGGACTCGCAGTGGGGATCGCGGGCCTCTCGTCCATCGGGCAGGGGATCGCGGCGTCCTCTGCCGTCGCGATGACGAGCGAGCGGCCGGAGATGTTCGGCAAGGGCGTCGTCTTCTCCGTGATTTGCGAGACGCAGGCGATCTACGGGCTCCTCGTCGCCGTGCTCATCCTCGTCTTCTCGGGGCTTCTTTCCGGGAACTACGTCGCGACGGCAGCAAGTGGCCTCGCGGGGATCGGGTGCGGGCTCGCGGTGGGACTCTCCGGGATCTCCGCGGTCGGGCAGGGGATCGCCGCGTCGGCGGGCGTCGCCGCGACAGGGGAACACCCTGACCTCTTCGGGAAAGGGATTGTATTCGCCGCGATATGCGAGACGCAGGCGATCTACGGGCTCCTCGTCGCGATCCTCATCATGTCCTTTTCGGGGATGTTCACCGGGAATCTCGTCGCGACGCTCGCGTCCGGGGCCGTCGCGATCGGGTGCGGGCTCGCGAGTGGCTTTGCGGGATTCTCGGCGATAGGGCAGGGGATCGCCGCGGCATCCGGCATCGGGGCCTCGGCCGAGAAACCCGGGCTCTTCGGGAAGGGCATCGTTTTTGCTGCCATCTGCGAGACGCAGGCGATCTACGGGCTCCTCGTCGCGGTCCTCCTGATGTCTTTCTGCGGCCTCATATCGGGTGACGTCTCGCTGACCCTCGCCGTCGGGTTCGCCGCGATAGGGGGAGGCCTCGCGGTGGGGCTCGCGGGTCTCTCGGCGATAGGGCAGGGGATCGCCGCGGCGTCCGGCATCGCCGCGACGAGCGAGAAGGAGGAGATGTTCGGCAAGGGCGTCGTCTTCTCCGCGGTGTGCGAGACGCAGGCAATCTACGGGCTCCTCGTCGCGATCCTCCTCATGGCATTCACGGGGATGATCACGCGCGACTTCGTGACCACCATCGCGGTCGGCATCGCGGCGATAGGCGCGGGGATCGCCGTCGGGCTCGGCGGGTTCTCGGCCATAGGGCAGGGCATCACGTGCGCGTCCGGGATCGCCGCGACCGCGCGGCGGCCCGAGGCGATGGGCAGGAGCCTCGTGTTCGCGGCGATGTCCGAGACATTCGCGATCTTCGGGCTCCTCGTCGCGATCCTCATCCTCTTCGGGCTGGGGATATTCCATGTGTGA
- a CDS encoding V-type ATP synthase subunit E: MSVEQIEQRILSDARAEAERTKERAGMEAERILARARAEAERQARDILASGREETARMCAQLLSQSRIEARRILRSAREKAIDGALAGARGRLSRVRESPEYPRIFSRLAAEGIALLGQGEAVLEFHPADRPLAESFAKENAGGPVRCRLSDRPLATAGGVVVRSPDGTVSVNNTVEARFERMRGEIAAGVARILFGDGGVKA, encoded by the coding sequence ATGAGCGTCGAGCAGATCGAGCAGCGCATCCTCTCGGATGCGCGGGCGGAGGCCGAAAGGACGAAGGAGAGGGCGGGGATGGAGGCGGAACGGATCCTCGCGCGGGCCCGCGCGGAGGCAGAGCGGCAGGCGCGGGACATCCTCGCCTCGGGGAGGGAAGAGACCGCGAGGATGTGCGCGCAGCTCCTCTCCCAGTCGCGGATCGAGGCGAGGAGGATCCTCAGGTCTGCCCGGGAGAAGGCAATCGACGGTGCACTCGCGGGAGCGAGGGGCCGCCTCTCCCGCGTAAGGGAGAGTCCCGAGTACCCCCGCATATTCTCAAGGCTCGCCGCGGAGGGGATCGCTCTCCTCGGGCAGGGGGAAGCCGTCCTCGAGTTCCACCCTGCCGACAGGCCCCTCGCGGAATCGTTCGCGAAGGAAAATGCCGGCGGTCCCGTCCGGTGCAGGCTCTCCGACAGGCCGCTCGCGACCGCCGGGGGGGTCGTCGTGAGGAGTCCCGACGGCACCGTGAGCGTCAATAACACCGTCGAGGCCCGGTTCGAGCGGATGCGGGGCGAGATCGCGGCCGGGGTGGCGCGGATCCTCTTTGGGGATGGCGGGGTGAAGGCATGA
- a CDS encoding V-type ATPase subunit, with translation MTGDGVARLVDDFAAGVGVDPGILAVLALGLLVFLLVAVVTFIGYFRELFTIARFAYPVARVKAIGNPFVRPDVLARVQEARNTFDASAAVREAGAGIAIPDDATPEAIDRILDEWYISEFVSLAGTVPESIKPFFSAYLGVLETEQLVRAARMVHSRAGKGIDASRLIPVGCLTPDRVRNLDGISEMRELAARLRGTPHEPVISAVLPAYEQERSLVRVENALWKHALQGLNHSRVNVDPTHLPAVAGFLGVYTDVVNILTLLRARQQALPADVVSGMFVPGGAVYEEWRLVQLYENRGAREIVTLMAGTEYYDVLSRALPEAGEPDISRLEVALDRFLLAKVIALSQVHHLKGGPLIMFAVARKFEARNLRLIFHSLSEGVPVTEIGKWLVAEGASA, from the coding sequence ATGACGGGCGACGGGGTGGCAAGGCTCGTCGACGACTTTGCGGCAGGAGTCGGGGTGGACCCGGGGATCCTCGCGGTCCTTGCCCTCGGACTCCTCGTCTTCCTCCTCGTCGCCGTCGTCACGTTCATCGGGTACTTCAGGGAACTGTTCACGATCGCCCGGTTCGCCTACCCCGTCGCCCGGGTGAAGGCGATAGGAAATCCGTTCGTCCGTCCCGACGTCCTCGCCCGGGTGCAGGAGGCGCGGAACACATTCGACGCGAGTGCAGCGGTCCGGGAGGCGGGCGCGGGGATAGCCATCCCGGACGATGCCACGCCCGAGGCCATCGACAGGATCCTCGACGAGTGGTACATCTCCGAGTTCGTCTCGCTCGCGGGCACGGTCCCGGAGAGCATAAAGCCGTTCTTCTCGGCGTACCTCGGGGTCCTCGAGACAGAACAGCTCGTCCGAGCGGCGAGGATGGTCCATTCCCGCGCGGGGAAGGGAATCGACGCGTCGCGGCTCATCCCCGTCGGCTGCCTCACGCCCGACCGGGTGAGGAACCTCGACGGCATCTCCGAGATGCGCGAACTCGCGGCGAGACTCCGGGGCACTCCCCACGAACCTGTCATTTCGGCAGTCCTCCCCGCCTACGAGCAGGAGAGGTCCCTCGTGCGCGTCGAGAACGCCCTCTGGAAACACGCCCTGCAGGGCCTGAACCACTCGCGCGTGAACGTCGATCCCACCCACCTCCCCGCCGTCGCCGGGTTCCTCGGGGTATACACCGACGTGGTCAACATCCTCACCCTCCTGCGCGCGCGGCAGCAGGCGCTCCCTGCGGACGTCGTCTCGGGAATGTTCGTTCCTGGCGGTGCCGTCTACGAGGAGTGGCGCCTCGTGCAGCTTTATGAGAACAGGGGGGCGAGGGAGATCGTGACCCTGATGGCCGGGACGGAGTACTACGATGTGCTCTCGCGCGCACTCCCCGAGGCGGGGGAACCGGACATCTCGAGGCTGGAGGTCGCCCTCGACAGGTTCCTGCTCGCGAAAGTCATCGCGCTCTCGCAGGTCCACCACTTAAAGGGCGGGCCCCTCATCATGTTCGCGGTCGCGCGGAAGTTCGAGGCGCGCAACCTCCGCCTCATATTCCACTCGCTCTCGGAGGGGGTTCCCGTCACCGAGATCGGGAAGTGGCTCGTTGCGGAGGGGGCATCGGCGTGA
- a CDS encoding V-type ATP synthase subunit F, with translation MRIAVVGSRRMVRGFALAGVKDLYTAEKVEDARDVLPRLLRDPSIGIVIVPARFRRDLSALVRAAEGARDGYPVVIALPEGSGEDESRGEDFERIAGLE, from the coding sequence GTGAGGATCGCGGTCGTCGGGAGCAGGAGAATGGTAAGGGGATTCGCGCTCGCCGGGGTGAAGGACCTCTACACCGCGGAGAAGGTGGAGGACGCGAGGGATGTCCTCCCGAGACTGCTGCGGGATCCCTCTATCGGGATCGTCATCGTCCCGGCGCGGTTCAGGCGCGATCTCTCGGCCCTCGTCAGGGCAGCGGAGGGAGCCCGCGACGGGTACCCCGTGGTCATCGCGCTCCCGGAGGGATCGGGAGAAGACGAGTCCCGCGGGGAGGATTTCGAGAGGATTGCCGGACTGGAGTGA